One genomic window of Falco peregrinus isolate bFalPer1 chromosome 18, bFalPer1.pri, whole genome shotgun sequence includes the following:
- the NEUROD2 gene encoding neurogenic differentiation factor 2: protein MLTRLFSEPSLVPEVPKFAGWAEECEEDARSEKEERAGKGCALPEEPPEGSLGESKEEGELGGDEEEEEEEEEGLEEAEGERPKKRGPKKRKMTKARLERSKLRRQKANARERNRMHDLNAALDNLRKVVPCYSKTQKLSKIETLRLAKNYIWALSEILRSGKRPDLVSYVQTLCKGLSQPTTNLVAGCLQLNSRNFLTEQGQEGGRFHGPNASFAVHPYPYPCSRLAAAQCPPAAGPGSHGLRTHSYCASAYESLYGNASPDYNSSEYDGGLSPPLCINGNFSLKQDSSSPDHEKSYHYSMHYSALPGSRPAGHNLVFGSTGMRGGVHSENIFPYDMHLPHERGPMYEELNAFFHN from the coding sequence ATGCTGACGCGCCTTTTCAGCGAGCCCAGCCTGGTCCCCGAGGTGCCGAAATTCGCCGGCTGGGCCGAGGAGTGCGAGGAGGATGCCCGCAGCGAGAAGGAGGAGCGGGCGGGGAAGGGCTGCGCCCTCCCGGAGGAGCCGCCCGAGGGCTCGCTGGGGGAGagcaaggaggaaggggagcTAGGCGgggacgaggaggaggaggaggaggaggaggaaggcttggAGGAGGCGGAGGGCGAGCGGCCCAAGAAGCGCGGCCCCAAGAAGCGCAAGATGACCAAGGCGCGGCTGGAGCGCTCCAAGCTGCGGCGGCAGAAGGCGAACGCCCGGGAGCGCAACCGCATGCACGACCTGAACGCGGCCCTGGACAACCTGCGCAAGGTGGTGCCCTGCTActccaaaacccaaaagctcTCCAAAATCGAGACCCTTCGCCTGGCCAAGAACTACATCTGGGCTCTCTCCGAGATCCTGCGCTCGGGCAAACGGCCCGACCTGGTTTCCTACGTGCAGACTCTGTGCAAGGGGCTGTCGCAGCCCACCACCAACCTGGTGGCCGGTTGCCTGCAGCTCAATTCGCGCAATTTCCTCACGGAGCAAGGGCAGGAGGGCGGCCGTTTCCACGGGCCCAACGCCTCCTTCGCCGTGcacccctacccctacccctgCTCGCGGCTGGCCGCGGCGCAgtgcccgcccgccgccggccccgggtCCCACGGGCTGAGGACACACAGCTACTGCGCCTCCGCCTACGAGAGCCTCTACGGCAACGCGTCCCCCGACTACAACAGCTCGGAGTACGacggggggctcagccccccgcTCTGCATCAACGGCAACTTCTCCCTCAAGCAGGACTCTTCTTCCCCCGACCACGAGAAAAGCTATCACTACTCTATGCACTACTCGGCGCTGCCCGGCTCCCGGCCCGCCGGCCACAACCTGGTCTTCGGTTCGACGGGGATGCGCGGGGGGGTCCACTCCGAGAACATCTTCCCCTACGACATGCACCTCCCGCACGAGCGGGGCCCCATGTACGAGGAGCTCAACGCCTTCTTCCACAactga